The following are encoded together in the Paludisphaera mucosa genome:
- a CDS encoding FG-GAP repeat domain-containing protein, giving the protein MGVRNWAAILGVAAILSTSASASDPTAGKIGWKKTTIEAKFRSEGVATADVNKDGKRDVLIGDSWYEAPDWIKHDIRQPGDLGDGLHSYSECMTCWADDVNRDGWPDQVVIGFPGKAAAWYENPKGVHGFWERHEIWPSACNETPLYTDLFGDGRRVLVMGWQPEGKENEGRMAWFAAGSDPARPWDMHEISQGKGVPGTQRFSHGLGVGDLNGDGRKDVICTGGWWEQPEKGREGAWAFHPAKLGGSVADMIAYDVNGDEKADVVASSAHQFGIWAFEQGEVKDGSPTFTTHDLFPDLVSETHALIAADIDGDGLKDLVTGKRFWSHGKNEPGSDKPAYLYWFKASKGGDGKTSFEPRVIDDQSGIGTQFEVLDFNGDNLLDVVTANKKGVFLFEQVRPREE; this is encoded by the coding sequence ATGGGCGTGCGAAACTGGGCTGCCATCCTCGGCGTCGCGGCGATCCTGTCGACGTCGGCCTCCGCGTCGGATCCGACCGCGGGCAAGATCGGCTGGAAGAAGACGACGATCGAGGCCAAGTTCCGCTCCGAGGGGGTCGCGACCGCCGACGTGAACAAGGACGGCAAGCGCGACGTCCTCATCGGCGACTCGTGGTACGAGGCCCCCGACTGGATCAAGCACGACATCCGCCAGCCCGGCGACCTCGGCGACGGCCTGCACTCCTACAGCGAGTGCATGACCTGCTGGGCCGACGACGTCAACCGCGACGGCTGGCCCGACCAGGTCGTCATCGGCTTCCCGGGCAAGGCGGCCGCCTGGTACGAGAACCCCAAGGGGGTCCACGGCTTCTGGGAGCGTCACGAGATCTGGCCGAGCGCCTGCAACGAGACGCCGCTCTACACCGACCTCTTCGGCGACGGCCGGCGCGTGCTGGTGATGGGCTGGCAGCCCGAGGGCAAGGAAAACGAGGGCCGGATGGCCTGGTTCGCCGCCGGCAGCGACCCCGCGCGGCCCTGGGACATGCACGAGATCAGCCAGGGCAAGGGCGTCCCGGGCACCCAGCGATTCTCGCACGGGCTGGGCGTGGGCGACCTGAACGGCGACGGCCGCAAGGACGTCATCTGCACCGGCGGCTGGTGGGAACAGCCGGAGAAGGGCCGCGAAGGGGCCTGGGCTTTCCACCCCGCCAAGCTCGGCGGCAGCGTGGCCGACATGATCGCCTACGACGTGAACGGCGACGAAAAAGCGGACGTCGTCGCCAGCTCGGCGCACCAGTTCGGCATCTGGGCGTTCGAGCAGGGCGAGGTCAAGGACGGCTCGCCGACCTTCACCACCCACGACCTCTTTCCCGACCTCGTCTCGGAGACCCACGCCCTGATCGCCGCCGACATCGACGGCGACGGCCTCAAGGATCTGGTCACCGGCAAGCGGTTCTGGTCCCACGGCAAGAACGAGCCGGGGTCCGACAAGCCGGCCTACCTTTACTGGTTCAAGGCGTCGAAGGGCGGCGACGGCAAGACCTCCTTCGAGCCCAGGGTGATCGACGACCAGAGCGGCATCGGCACCCAGTTCGAAGTCCTCGACTTCAACGGCGACAACCTCCTCGACGTCGTGACCGCGAACAAGAAGGGCGTCTTCCTGTTCGAACAGGTCCGCCCCCGCGAGGAGTGA
- a CDS encoding glycoside hydrolase family 28 protein translates to MIPRCSCFLSAAIVLIAVSAQAALGGPGVYDVRDHGAKGDGATTDTAAINRAVAACADAGGGQVRFPPGRYLSGTVRLRSKVALHLEAGAVLVGTTDLTAYEGFRPPEGTFEATLPPAWHRAIVLGVDVEDVAIEGAGTIDGAKVHDPNGEERMRGPHAILFGHSNRITIRDVTIRDAANYGVMIEECSQVDVKGVTITGGWDGVHFRGWEGKPCRDVSIVDCRFSTGDDAIAGRYWENTLITGCVLNSSCNGIRLIGPARGLIVHDCLFYGPGKHPHRTSGRTNMLSAVNLQPGAWDPTRGRLEDVLISDATMRNVQAPVHLSLRKGNTCGDVTIERLSATGVYGAAISAESWADEPIGRLVLRDVSVEFAGGGTAEQAGRPVKSAAIEARPLRSWGIYAHRVGEVVLDGVRLRLAAPDARPPIRCENVGRLVVHDLRHDPRAGGGEPIVLDEVKEVVNAPAGPR, encoded by the coding sequence ATGATTCCGCGATGTTCATGCTTCCTCTCGGCCGCGATCGTCCTGATCGCCGTCTCGGCGCAGGCCGCCCTCGGCGGGCCGGGCGTGTACGACGTCCGCGACCACGGGGCCAAAGGCGACGGGGCGACGACCGACACGGCGGCGATCAACCGTGCGGTCGCCGCGTGCGCGGACGCGGGCGGCGGCCAGGTCCGGTTCCCGCCGGGCCGCTACCTCTCGGGCACGGTTCGGCTGCGCAGCAAGGTCGCGTTGCATCTCGAAGCCGGGGCCGTGCTGGTCGGCACGACCGACCTGACGGCCTACGAGGGCTTCCGCCCGCCCGAGGGCACGTTCGAGGCGACCCTTCCGCCCGCCTGGCACCGGGCGATCGTGCTGGGCGTCGACGTCGAGGACGTGGCGATCGAGGGGGCCGGCACGATCGACGGCGCCAAGGTCCACGACCCGAACGGCGAGGAGCGGATGCGCGGGCCGCACGCGATCCTGTTCGGGCACTCCAACCGCATCACCATCCGCGACGTGACCATCCGCGACGCCGCCAACTACGGCGTGATGATCGAGGAGTGCTCGCAGGTCGACGTCAAAGGCGTGACGATCACGGGCGGCTGGGACGGCGTCCATTTCCGGGGCTGGGAGGGGAAGCCCTGCCGCGACGTCTCGATCGTCGACTGCCGGTTCTCCACGGGCGACGACGCGATCGCGGGCCGCTACTGGGAAAACACGCTCATCACCGGCTGCGTGCTCAACTCCTCGTGCAACGGCATCCGACTGATCGGCCCCGCCCGGGGGCTGATCGTCCACGACTGCCTCTTCTACGGGCCGGGGAAGCACCCCCACCGGACCTCCGGCCGCACGAACATGCTCTCGGCCGTAAACCTCCAGCCCGGCGCATGGGACCCGACGCGCGGGCGGCTCGAAGACGTTTTGATCTCGGACGCCACGATGCGCAACGTCCAGGCCCCGGTCCACCTCTCGCTGAGGAAGGGCAACACCTGCGGCGACGTGACGATCGAACGGCTCTCGGCCACCGGAGTCTACGGCGCGGCGATCTCGGCCGAGAGCTGGGCGGACGAGCCCATCGGCCGATTGGTCTTGCGGGACGTCTCCGTCGAGTTCGCCGGCGGCGGCACGGCCGAGCAGGCGGGCCGTCCGGTCAAGTCGGCCGCCATCGAAGCCCGCCCCCTCCGCTCGTGGGGGATCTACGCCCACCGGGTCGGCGAAGTCGTGCTCGACGGCGTGCGCCTCCGCCTGGCCGCCCCCGACGCCCGGCCGCCCATCCGGTGCGAGAACGTCGGCCGCCTGGTCGTCCACGACCTCCGCCATGATCCCCGCGCCGGCGGCGGCGAGCCCATCGTCCTGGACGAAGTCAAAGAGGTCGTGAACGCCCCCGCCGGCCCGCGATGA
- a CDS encoding SMI1/KNR4 family protein has product MRPDTIEHLDAMFAEWPIMRASDAPSEAEITQAERQIGVHFDDDFREFLLRYGGGMVGPYPIFGLRPVEVMGIGHWSVLDVTRHYRSEGVPDVERWVVISEDHAGHPVGMDAEGAIWIHDHDFGGISAIAESFEEYLRDICLKLSGPS; this is encoded by the coding sequence ATGAGGCCAGACACGATCGAACACCTTGACGCCATGTTTGCCGAATGGCCGATCATGCGCGCCAGCGATGCGCCATCGGAGGCCGAGATCACTCAAGCCGAACGGCAGATCGGTGTGCACTTCGACGACGACTTTCGCGAGTTCCTCCTCCGATATGGAGGAGGCATGGTCGGGCCATATCCGATCTTCGGGCTTCGGCCCGTCGAAGTGATGGGAATCGGTCACTGGTCCGTCCTGGATGTCACCCGGCATTATCGTTCCGAAGGGGTGCCGGATGTCGAGCGATGGGTGGTCATTTCCGAAGACCACGCCGGGCACCCGGTGGGCATGGACGCGGAGGGGGCGATCTGGATTCACGACCACGATTTCGGCGGCATCTCGGCGATCGCCGAGTCCTTCGAGGAATATCTCCGAGACATTTGCCTGAAATTGTCAGGGCCCAGCTGA
- a CDS encoding sigma-70 family RNA polymerase sigma factor — translation MAYAKSSVESDPVTRALAPDPSGPPDRRLLEAFLACDDASAESAFRRIVERHAPAVVRVCRDVLGDHHEAQDAAQAVFLVLARRAGAIERPDSLKAWLHGVSLRVARRVREGLSRRQRAEQQTAQAIAERARSSSTTSPTGHQELHEELARLPDRYRLPIVLCYFEGYTQEKAAQVLGWPYGTLQTRLHRGRKRLREALARRDPALCGTFAVMMKPLPDSPSSPSPEWVAETSRAAVRFAGSRAGGAVGIDVSDLAVATAATMEPSLSSSTIGLLVICLAVGGLWYAGRGSAPENRPPELPAPKAQPHMPPNSTEASPPAANQVRPVPAAITGRGTAGGQGPHLGLARLAASPSPVFAGNEPEPPRPTQPKIDGRELFERVWSPNDRRSHGGDGLGPVFNARSCVDCHDQGGAGGGGSTMRNIEVATAAAETPVGLDFSYGFSMNFGGAGFEYHFGYDPTAATRRNPRDSMAAAAVHPAFREASSVMLHRFGTDASYLAWRSTIPGRHGAVEVRMSQRNPTPLFGVGLIEKIPDDAILAAARRPNPNKSPRGRVSRVEGGRIGRFGWKAQSSTVADFVLAAAAGEMGLEVPGRRQADDPRQFGVPSDGVDMNREECDALVAFVADLPSPTAIVPADPRSTAEIKEGAKTFRSIGCSSCHLPKLGDVEGIYSDLLLHDMGPELGDAGNYTVFGTSRARAADRPRGVRDRADDLGSDTREWRTPPLWGLRDSSPYLHDGRAETVSQAISMHGGQGAPSADRFARLSPRRKSQLEAFLSTLAAPPDSAE, via the coding sequence ATGGCGTATGCGAAATCGAGCGTCGAATCCGATCCGGTGACGCGAGCCCTCGCGCCCGATCCCTCGGGGCCGCCCGACCGCCGGCTGCTGGAAGCCTTCCTGGCATGCGACGACGCCTCGGCCGAATCGGCCTTCCGTCGCATCGTCGAGCGGCACGCGCCGGCCGTCGTGCGGGTTTGCCGCGACGTGCTCGGCGATCACCACGAGGCCCAGGACGCCGCGCAGGCCGTCTTCCTCGTCCTCGCCCGCCGGGCCGGCGCGATCGAACGCCCGGACTCGCTCAAGGCCTGGCTGCATGGCGTCTCGCTACGCGTGGCCCGCCGCGTCCGCGAGGGGCTGAGCCGACGTCAACGGGCCGAACAACAGACGGCGCAGGCGATCGCCGAGCGGGCGCGAAGCTCCTCGACGACCAGCCCCACCGGCCATCAAGAGCTGCACGAGGAGCTGGCCCGCCTGCCCGACCGCTACCGCCTGCCGATCGTCCTCTGCTACTTCGAGGGTTACACCCAGGAGAAGGCCGCTCAGGTCCTCGGCTGGCCTTACGGGACGCTCCAGACCCGCCTCCATCGGGGCCGCAAACGACTTCGCGAGGCCCTCGCGAGGCGCGACCCCGCTCTCTGCGGCACCTTCGCCGTGATGATGAAACCCCTCCCGGATTCACCGTCCTCGCCCAGCCCGGAGTGGGTCGCCGAGACCTCCCGGGCGGCCGTCCGCTTCGCCGGCTCCCGCGCCGGCGGGGCCGTCGGCATCGACGTCTCGGACCTCGCGGTCGCCACCGCGGCGACGATGGAGCCGTCACTCTCATCCTCGACGATCGGCTTGCTGGTGATCTGCCTGGCCGTCGGCGGCCTCTGGTACGCCGGCCGCGGCTCGGCACCGGAAAATCGGCCGCCCGAGCTTCCCGCCCCGAAAGCCCAACCGCATATGCCTCCCAACAGCACCGAAGCCAGTCCGCCGGCCGCCAATCAAGTTCGCCCGGTTCCCGCCGCGATCACGGGAAGAGGAACCGCTGGCGGACAAGGCCCTCACCTCGGACTTGCTCGGCTTGCAGCCTCGCCCTCACCTGTCTTCGCAGGGAACGAACCCGAGCCACCGCGGCCGACGCAGCCAAAGATCGACGGGCGCGAGTTGTTCGAGAGGGTCTGGTCGCCCAACGACCGCCGGAGCCACGGCGGCGACGGGTTGGGGCCGGTGTTCAACGCCCGCTCGTGCGTCGACTGCCACGACCAGGGCGGCGCGGGGGGCGGCGGGTCGACGATGCGGAATATCGAGGTGGCGACCGCCGCCGCGGAGACGCCCGTAGGGCTCGACTTCTCCTACGGCTTCAGCATGAATTTCGGAGGGGCCGGTTTCGAGTACCATTTCGGATACGATCCAACGGCCGCGACCCGGCGGAACCCGAGGGATTCGATGGCGGCGGCGGCCGTGCATCCGGCGTTCCGGGAAGCGTCCAGCGTCATGCTCCACCGCTTCGGCACCGACGCCTCCTATCTCGCCTGGCGAAGCACGATCCCCGGCCGGCACGGAGCCGTCGAGGTCCGCATGTCCCAGCGCAATCCCACGCCCCTCTTCGGCGTCGGCCTGATCGAGAAGATCCCCGACGACGCGATCCTCGCGGCCGCCCGGCGTCCCAACCCGAACAAGTCCCCTCGGGGGCGGGTGAGCCGCGTCGAAGGCGGGCGGATCGGCCGATTCGGCTGGAAGGCCCAATCCTCGACCGTCGCAGATTTCGTGCTCGCCGCGGCCGCAGGCGAGATGGGCCTGGAAGTCCCCGGCCGTCGCCAGGCCGACGATCCCCGCCAGTTCGGCGTCCCCTCCGACGGGGTGGACATGAACCGCGAGGAGTGCGATGCGCTCGTGGCGTTCGTCGCCGACCTCCCCTCCCCCACGGCGATCGTCCCGGCCGACCCGAGGTCGACGGCCGAGATCAAGGAAGGGGCGAAAACCTTCCGATCGATCGGTTGCTCAAGCTGCCACCTGCCCAAACTGGGCGATGTGGAAGGCATTTACAGCGACCTCTTGCTCCACGATATGGGACCCGAACTCGGCGACGCCGGAAATTACACGGTCTTCGGAACAAGCCGCGCTCGAGCGGCCGATCGGCCGAGGGGCGTCAGGGATCGAGCCGACGACCTCGGCTCGGATACCCGAGAATGGCGAACGCCCCCGCTCTGGGGCCTCCGCGATTCATCGCCCTACCTCCACGACGGCCGAGCCGAGACGGTTTCGCAGGCCATCTCCATGCACGGAGGCCAGGGAGCCCCGTCGGCGGACCGGTTCGCACGCCTCAGCCCTCGACGCAAGAGTCAACTCGAAGCCTTCCTGTCCACGCTCGCGGCTCCTCCAGACAGCGCCGAATAA
- a CDS encoding transposase: MDRVTVRAFDGGGATGPVDRRKPGTKHTVMVDRAGVPLVIRTAGANASDHRQILPLILDFPRVGGVPGRLKELPDEAYADRGYDSEAARALLRWLGIEPHIAKRKTEHGSGLGKIRRVVERTISRLKGLRRLRVRYDRLGVIMGAWATLAVSVI, translated from the coding sequence ATCGACCGCGTGACGGTGCGGGCCTTCGACGGCGGCGGGGCGACCGGCCCCGTCGACCGCCGCAAGCCGGGCACGAAGCACACGGTCATGGTCGACAGGGCGGGCGTACCGCTGGTGATCCGCACCGCCGGGGCCAACGCCAGCGACCACCGCCAGATCCTCCCGCTGATTCTGGACTTCCCCCGGGTCGGCGGCGTGCCGGGGCGACTGAAGGAGCTGCCCGACGAGGCGTATGCCGACCGAGGCTACGACAGCGAGGCGGCGAGGGCGTTGCTGCGGTGGCTGGGGATCGAGCCGCACATCGCCAAGCGTAAGACCGAGCACGGCAGCGGCCTGGGAAAAATCCGCCGGGTCGTAGAGCGGACGATCAGTCGGCTCAAGGGACTCCGCAGGCTGCGGGTCCGATACGACCGGCTGGGGGTGATCATGGGCGCCTGGGCCACACTGGCGGTGAGCGTCATCTGA
- a CDS encoding DUF1592 domain-containing protein, with translation MKTLRTSRVGWLGLAALACAGLLLCGASRADEPSKGQAVYARQCLSCHGAAGEGSKEYPHALVGDKSIKELAKYIAKTMPEDDPGACVGEDADQVAGYIHEAFYSSIARARNKPARIDLARLTVRQHQNALIDLIGAFRGPAEWDGPKGLQGEYYKSHQHWKKDDRIIDRVDPAIQFDFGVNLPDSTEVGHRFFVRWQGGVLAPDTGDYEFVVRTEHSTKLWVNDLEKPLIDRWVKSGEDVEFRETIRLIGGRVYPIRLDMSKGKQGVDDSKKVTPPPTKATIALLWKRPKGAMEPLSARYLSPKRTPELFVLQTPFPPDDRSMGYERGTSVSKAWDDAATDAALETAGYVVEHLDRLIGTKPDSADREAKAREFCNKFVERAFRRPLSAEERAAYVDRRFGPGIDLQTAVKKVVLATLISPAFLYHEPDGALDAYDVAARLSFGLWDSLPDSTVLEAAAKGELKTREEVARQAERMVDDLRTRAKLREFLIQWLKVDRVADLSKDPKVFPDFNEAVASDLRTSLEMFLDDVAWTDGSDFRRFLKADELYLNGRLAKVYGASLPADAPFQKVKLGDEPRAGLLTHPYLMASFAYTATSSPIHRGVFLTRGFLGRALAPPPEAVAPLAPDLHAGLTTRERVVLQTSPKACQMCHTMINSVGFTLENFDAVGRFRKEENGKAIDPTGEYPSRSGETVVFHGPQDLAKFLSETDETRTAFVQQLFHNLIKQPINAFGPDELNTLTAGFEKQEFSIRRLMVDVLATSALTPRKAPDKNQEAPRAVAATP, from the coding sequence ATGAAAACCCTTCGGACATCCCGCGTCGGCTGGCTCGGTCTCGCGGCTCTTGCGTGCGCGGGTCTCCTTTTATGCGGCGCTTCCAGGGCGGACGAGCCCTCGAAGGGGCAGGCGGTCTACGCCAGGCAGTGCCTGTCCTGCCACGGGGCGGCGGGCGAAGGGAGCAAGGAGTATCCCCACGCCCTGGTCGGCGACAAGTCGATCAAGGAGCTGGCGAAGTACATCGCCAAGACGATGCCCGAGGACGACCCGGGCGCCTGCGTCGGCGAAGACGCCGATCAGGTGGCGGGCTACATCCACGAAGCCTTCTATTCGAGCATCGCCCGGGCCCGGAACAAGCCGGCCCGCATCGACCTGGCCCGGTTGACGGTCCGGCAGCATCAGAACGCCCTGATCGACCTCATCGGCGCGTTCCGAGGTCCGGCGGAATGGGACGGCCCCAAGGGGCTTCAGGGCGAGTATTACAAGTCGCATCAGCACTGGAAGAAGGACGACCGGATCATCGACAGGGTCGACCCCGCGATCCAGTTCGACTTCGGCGTGAACCTGCCCGATTCGACCGAGGTGGGGCATCGCTTCTTCGTCCGTTGGCAGGGGGGCGTTCTCGCGCCCGACACGGGCGATTACGAGTTCGTGGTCCGCACGGAGCATTCGACGAAGCTCTGGGTCAACGACCTGGAGAAGCCGCTTATCGACCGCTGGGTCAAGTCGGGCGAGGACGTGGAGTTTCGCGAGACGATCCGCCTGATCGGCGGCCGGGTCTATCCGATCCGGCTCGACATGTCTAAGGGCAAGCAGGGGGTCGACGACAGCAAGAAGGTGACGCCGCCGCCGACCAAGGCGACCATCGCCCTGCTCTGGAAGCGTCCCAAGGGGGCGATGGAGCCGCTCTCGGCGCGGTATCTGTCGCCCAAGCGGACGCCCGAGCTGTTCGTGCTCCAGACCCCTTTCCCGCCCGACGACCGGAGCATGGGATACGAGCGCGGGACGTCGGTCTCGAAGGCCTGGGACGACGCCGCGACCGACGCGGCGCTCGAGACGGCGGGCTACGTCGTCGAGCATCTCGACCGCCTGATCGGGACCAAGCCGGACTCCGCCGATCGCGAGGCCAAGGCCCGCGAGTTCTGCAACAAGTTCGTCGAGCGAGCCTTCCGGCGGCCGCTCTCCGCCGAGGAGAGGGCGGCGTACGTGGATCGTCGATTCGGTCCCGGGATCGACCTGCAGACGGCGGTCAAGAAGGTCGTGCTGGCGACCCTGATCTCGCCGGCCTTCCTCTACCACGAGCCCGACGGGGCGCTCGACGCCTACGACGTGGCCGCGCGCCTGTCGTTCGGGCTCTGGGATTCGCTGCCCGACTCGACGGTGCTGGAGGCCGCCGCCAAGGGCGAGTTGAAGACCCGGGAGGAGGTCGCCCGGCAGGCTGAACGGATGGTCGACGACCTTCGCACGCGGGCCAAGCTGCGCGAGTTCCTCATCCAGTGGCTCAAGGTCGATCGCGTCGCCGACCTCTCGAAGGATCCCAAGGTCTTCCCGGACTTCAACGAGGCTGTCGCGAGCGACCTGCGGACGTCGCTGGAGATGTTCCTGGACGACGTGGCCTGGACGGACGGGTCGGACTTCCGGCGGTTCCTCAAGGCGGACGAGCTGTACCTGAACGGCCGCCTGGCGAAGGTCTACGGGGCCTCGCTGCCGGCCGACGCCCCTTTCCAGAAGGTCAAGCTGGGCGACGAGCCCCGCGCGGGCCTGTTGACGCACCCTTACCTGATGGCGAGCTTCGCCTACACGGCGACCAGCTCCCCGATCCATCGCGGGGTGTTCCTCACGCGTGGATTCCTGGGCCGGGCCCTGGCCCCGCCTCCCGAGGCCGTCGCGCCGCTGGCCCCGGACCTGCACGCGGGGCTGACCACGCGGGAGCGGGTGGTGCTCCAGACGAGCCCCAAGGCCTGCCAGATGTGCCACACGATGATCAACTCGGTGGGCTTCACGCTGGAGAACTTCGACGCCGTCGGCCGGTTCCGCAAGGAAGAGAACGGCAAGGCCATCGACCCGACGGGCGAGTACCCCTCAAGGTCGGGCGAAACCGTCGTCTTCCACGGGCCGCAGGACCTGGCGAAGTTCCTGTCCGAGACGGACGAGACGCGCACGGCGTTCGTCCAGCAGCTCTTCCATAACTTAATCAAGCAGCCGATCAACGCCTTCGGGCCCGACGAGCTGAATACGCTGACGGCCGGGTTCGAGAAGCAGGAATTCAGCATCCGCCGGCTGATGGTGGACGTCCTGGCGACCTCGGCGTTGACCCCGCGCAAGGCCCCGGACAAGAATCAAGAAGCCCCGCGGGCCGTCGCCGCGACGCCCTGA
- a CDS encoding DUF1552 domain-containing protein, with protein MARTRSRRAFFRDLGLSAAALPFVLNLPSLGFAGTSARKKRLVVMFSPNGVIPDAFWPDETGADFKLKESLSPLEPFKDKTLVLHGVCDKVRGDGDNHMRGMGCLLTGIELFPGNIQGGSDTPAGWASGLSIDQELKKKFQADEATRTRFGSLEFGVMVPERADTWTRMVYDGPNKPVAPIDDPYQMFSKLYGRMKDQESLKSILDDVTGDLKKIESAVSVEDRRILEEHATFVREMEQELKAGDGPGLDHAVPQLEPGIKSVNDEIPRISKTQIDLMVQSFAGDFSRIATLQYTNSVGMAKMHWLGVSEGHHELSHNPDSDKASVEKLIKINKWFCEQLAYMAKRLAETPEPGGPGSLLDNTTIVWTNELGKGNSHTLDDIPFVLVGNGLDFKMGRSLKYKKTPHNRLLLSIAHGMGHTDLKKFGNPDHCGDGPLNDLT; from the coding sequence ATGGCCCGGACCCGTTCCCGACGCGCCTTCTTCCGCGACCTCGGCCTCAGCGCGGCGGCCCTGCCGTTCGTCCTGAACCTGCCGAGCCTGGGCTTCGCGGGGACCTCGGCGCGCAAGAAGCGGCTGGTGGTCATGTTCAGCCCCAACGGCGTGATCCCGGACGCCTTCTGGCCCGATGAGACGGGCGCGGACTTCAAGCTCAAGGAGAGCCTGTCGCCGCTGGAGCCGTTCAAGGACAAGACGCTGGTCCTGCATGGGGTCTGCGACAAGGTCCGGGGCGACGGCGACAACCACATGCGTGGGATGGGCTGCCTCCTGACGGGGATCGAGCTGTTCCCCGGCAACATCCAGGGGGGCTCCGACACCCCGGCGGGCTGGGCGAGCGGGCTGTCGATCGACCAGGAACTCAAGAAGAAATTCCAGGCCGACGAGGCCACCCGAACGCGGTTCGGCTCGCTGGAGTTCGGCGTGATGGTCCCCGAGCGGGCCGACACCTGGACGCGGATGGTCTACGACGGCCCCAACAAACCGGTCGCGCCGATCGACGACCCCTACCAGATGTTCTCGAAGCTCTACGGCCGGATGAAGGACCAGGAGAGCCTCAAGAGCATCCTCGACGACGTGACCGGCGACCTGAAGAAGATCGAGTCGGCCGTGAGCGTCGAGGACCGGCGCATCCTGGAAGAGCACGCCACGTTCGTCCGCGAGATGGAGCAGGAATTGAAGGCCGGCGACGGCCCGGGTCTCGACCACGCGGTCCCGCAGCTCGAGCCCGGCATCAAGTCGGTGAACGACGAGATCCCCCGGATCAGCAAGACCCAGATCGACCTGATGGTGCAGAGCTTCGCGGGCGACTTCTCGCGGATCGCGACGCTCCAATACACGAACTCGGTCGGCATGGCCAAGATGCACTGGCTGGGCGTGTCGGAAGGCCACCACGAGCTGTCGCACAACCCGGACAGCGACAAGGCCTCGGTCGAGAAGCTGATCAAGATCAACAAATGGTTCTGCGAGCAGCTGGCCTACATGGCCAAGCGGCTCGCCGAGACTCCCGAGCCGGGCGGGCCGGGCTCGCTGCTCGACAACACGACGATCGTCTGGACCAACGAGTTGGGCAAGGGAAACTCGCACACTCTCGACGACATCCCGTTCGTGCTCGTCGGCAACGGCCTCGACTTCAAGATGGGCCGATCGCTCAAGTACAAGAAGACGCCCCACAACCGGCTCTTGCTCTCGATCGCCCACGGCATGGGCCACACCGACCTCAAGAAGTTCGGCAACCCCGACCACTGCGGCGACGGGCCGCTCAACGACCTCACCTGA